AGGCTTAGACGCTGTGAAGAGTTGTACCGGCGGCGGTAAGGCTTCCGATGGTGGTTGGCGCTGTCGCCGGTGGCCGTGCAAAGAGCAAACGTTGGTGGGCAGCGTTGGTGCGGCGTTGGTGCTTTAGccgaaggaagaagatgaagttgggGGGAAATTATATTATTAGGTGTTGGGAAGGTAATTAGATTAGGGATTGGCAgattccatttttttcttcacgcACCCCATAATTAACTATCACACcttcttcttgtttttcttatttggCAGATTCATTTTTCTTCACACACCCTCGTAATTAACTATCACACCttcttctcattcttttttgatttggcagattagtttttttttcacgCACCTCCATAATTTAATTTGCACACCCCTgtttttaatttgggttcttgttatttatttactttatgcACTTTCCAATGTAATAATCCAATACCCCTTATTTTACCTTATGTATTTGTGTTTTCACTAAGCGCACATCCCACtcctttaatttcttttcttatacTAGGATGCGTTTACTTTATGAGCTAAGTTTTTTCTTATTATGCACCTCTTTTCTATATATGGtagtttttctcattgcacCCACATAATCACTTATGCACTctcattttctatttccaattttacttttttctaattaaataaaatatcacatttcaattatatcattttcaaaaataataaaaatattttaaattaaaatagttttcaaaaatgataaaaataagaataaataaaaattagaaattattttctttatttttttcttttagtatctAATCTACCGTTCGCGTCGCACgacatttctttttaaaataaaaaaattataaaaattgttttgatgTCTAATTGACTGCTCATGTCGACACttctttctaataaaaaaatttaaaaaattgttgtgGTATTTAATCGACCATTCGTGTCGCACGacacttctttttttaaaaaaatacaaaaattataaaaatagttttggtgTCGAATcgctcgcgtcgcacgacactccttttcaaaaatataaaacatcagataaatattttggtgtctaattgacCGCTCACGTCACACGACACTCTTTttcaaataatgtaaaaaaataactttaaaaattaaatattctaatcaagttctatcaagaactacgtgatcctttaTTCTCCActgtgaatggagatacgtaggagcagagcaagtccttgtcaggttcacttcccaaaaatcaaaaagttttcaaaatcactttcaaatagttttataaagaactacgtagccttgatttctcatttttaatgagaatacgtaggactaaggttttaacccttgtcgggtcctttttcactcaaaatatatgtttgttcaaatttcttattttttgaaaaaataaatatataaaataaacacatctcttttgcaaatttaattaaaggtaccgcctttgggcgaacgttgtagggtgctaatacctacacgtaaccgactcccagaCCCTATATTTGGTTTTCgcagactttattttatttttatgattttccatactttttcaaaataaactatggtggcgacttctaatatctttttgcaaattaatttatttttagtctcAATGGAAGAAGTGGACTTATGAGGATGAACTCACATTGTTTGATGTCTCCCTAGGATCAAATTTGTGGGACTTTCTTGGTAAAAACCCAGAAAATAACAAGTTGTTCAATGAGTCAATGGCCAGTGATTCTCAAATGATGAACTTGACATTAAGAGGTTGTAATTGAGTGTTTGAAGGAGTGAAGCCCATTGTGGATGTCGGAGGTGGAACTAGAACCACAGCCAAGGCTGTCTCTGATGCATTTCCAAACGTGAAGTGCATTGTGTTTGACCGTCCACAAGTTGTGGAGAACTTGTCGGGAACCAATAATTTGAGATATGTTGGTGGTGACATGTTGGAATCTATTCCCAAGGCTGATGTAGTTCTGCTCAAGGTAGGCATCTCTAAACAAATGTTTCCTTAACATCTTTCActacaacaaatttattttttgtatattagaATATGAATTTACTATTCGATTTATGTTGTTAGGATTGGCATGAGGTATGttgttaacaaatttatagaTCTTTTTTTAGTTGATTTTGCATGATTGGAATGACGAggattgtaataaaatattagaaaattgcAAAGAAGCTATTTTCGGTAAAGGCAAAAGAGGAAAAGTAATTTTGATAGAAACTGTGATAAATGAAGGCCAAGATGAGCATGGACTTACTAGACTAAAGCTCGCCATGGATGTGCGAATGACATGTCTTTTAAATGGAAAAGAGAGAAGTGAAGAAGAATGGAAGAAACTATTTATGGAACCAGAATTTCAGAGCTACAAAATATATCCTTTGACAAGATATTTGTCTTTGAATACTGAAGTTATAGTGATGCATTTAGTAGTTTCTTCCTTGAATGTATGGATCGAATAAGGTTGCAgcgtttactttttttataccAATAAAAAGGAGAATTAATAGAAAACAAGATTCTAAAAATCTGAAATTTCATAGAATGTGTTCAAGTGTTTGCTCTATTAAAGATGTtgtttgtgcttctactaaattaatatttaatgtttcattcaatttatCGTAAAGCTAATGCTAATATTTGTTAGCTCTATATAAATTCGAGTGGTaagaaatgagaaataaaaaataaacaaaaaagaaaattataaataacatatGAAAATTACCCtataccttaaaaaaaaaaactctcctTAGTCTGACATGTGTTTCATTTAATGGTTATTATGTCATTTTTCACCCAAAACTATTTTTCGATTGCCCAAAATACCTCTACTACATTTCTTGATTATGAAAATATCACTCATTAAATATTCCTACTACCTTTTTTGATTTATGAAAATGTTCCTCGTTAAATACCCTTACtaccttttttatttacaaaaatgtcaatGATTAAATATCTCTACTATCTTTCTTAATTTACGAAAATGTAACTCAATAAATATCCCTATTACTTTTCTTAATTTACGAAAAATGTAactcattaaataataataataatggaggTAAAATATTACGGGTGgacatggattggatttttaatgatccaatctaCATCTATAATAGATCCAAATAATTTGACTAGATTTTCGacccaaattcattttttcagcaaaactagtttggattttttttaaaatccaaatccaaatatttggatcaagatttaaattcagtccaaatatttggatcaagttcaaaatctagaatacattttttataaaagaaatttaaattgaattttataaaacttgtgTCCTTAAGGCTAACACGACTTAGCCTGTTCGGGTCGTCTAGCTCGCTCAACCCATCAGGGTCTCGGGTCTGCTCAGTCCATACAGGTCGTCGGGCACGACCCGTCCAAATTGTCAGCCTAGCTCGGCCCAACCCATCTGGGTCTTTGGGCATGCTTAGCTAGTTCGGTAATCGGGCCTGCCCGCTCCGTACGGGTTGATTGGCACGATCCGTCCAAGTCGTCGGGCTCGCTCAGTCCATTAGGGTCGTCGGGCCTACCTAGTCCATACATGTCATTGGGCACGACCCGTCTGAGTCGTTGAGTCGACCCATTCCAACCTATCTGAGTCTCGAGACCGCCTAGCTCGTTCGGGTCATCAAGCACGCCTGGCTCGTTTAGGTCTTCAGGCCTGCCTGCCTTTCGGGTCATGGATCCCGCCTGGCTCGTTTGGATCTTCGGTCCCGTttggcccattcgggtcatcggTCCCGCCTAGCCTGTTCGGGTCTTCGAGCCTGATTGGTCCATTCAGATCATCGAGCCCGacaggcccgttcgggtcatcgggcccgactggcccgttcgggtcatcgggcccgactggcccgttcgggtcatcaggATTgcctggcccgttcgggtctttgggcctgTCTGACCCGTTCGAATCTTCGggcccgcttggcccgttcAGGTCATCAGGCCCACTaagcccgttcgggtcatcgggtcCACCTAGCTCATTTGGGTCATCAATCCCGCTTGGCCCGTTTAGGTCACCGGGCTCACCCGATTTTTTCGTGTCGTTGGGCCCGATCGACTCATCTGGTTTGTCAGGCCCGCCTAACCTGTTCATGTCTTTAGGCTCGCCCGACCCTTCAAGGTCGTTGGGTTTTCCTGGTCCGTACAGGTTATCGAACAAGGCCGATCTGAGTTTGAATCTAGCCTAGTCCATCTTAACCTTTATTCTTAcgcaactaaaaatttaaattgaaaatttggatttgattttttggattatccatatttggaaatcttgatttatagaatggatatccaatccataaaatatataaaatgtatattagATTGAAATTCAGATccattaaaatagattttaaatggattagatttttaataaaatggattttaaatggattggatcagaataaaagtggattggataaaaaaaattagattttttgttcACCCCTATAaaatatgatagattaaaagatATGTTTTTATGGATAAATTAGATTATTAGCAAACATGAGTAGATATGGTATTGAAATAATGACTAGATGTGTTGGGGTTGTGATAAAGCACGCAGAATCGATTCTCCCTATTTTCATGCATGGGTGTATTCTTTCAGTTGTCGTGATTTAACACAAGGCCAAACAAGTACGCAAAATTAAGGGAAGAATTGATTCCGCTTATTAgccaaatcaaataaaaaaatattaatttactgATTTTACTAaaagattattatattttatattgtaatttcttttatatgttaatGTATTTATCAAATtgacaatattaaataaactattaataacacattataaataaaattaaattacatgtaattattttatttaaaaaatatgaaatatttaatttaatttaattatacacttcaaaaaatataatatttaatatttttattgaattatttatagttatttatattattttaagttggATAAGAATAGAAAtatgaaagtaattttttatattacgtataattttaatattatcaatcttgatatatagtaaataataatcctaaaaatataaaaattatatgttgaTATATGCCATTTTTTCCCCATTTCTTGTAATCTTCTTTcccacttttaattttttttttcaactatttcCTTCTTTTCTCAAATCCTCTGTCGACTGCTCACACCAAATACTAACTATTGGTGGGGTACCACAGGACCATGCTACTCCAATTCATCCTTTTTCTTAGGTTAGGATGTGTATTCCACAGCACACATGAATGGTATCAGTATCAACACCTTACCAGTTTGCAGAACCAACAATTCACTACCAACCACCGTTAAATCTAGTAGAAACTTTAGCATCTTTTCTTATGTTCTGTAAACTGTTTTTTCTCACTGTTAGTTAATTGAAACACTAAAGACCAAGATAGAATTATAGTATTTCATAATGAGACAAACATATCttgaacataatttttttgtaaagaaaataaaaaaggaaatggatTGAGGTTGGGTTTTGGTTTTGATTCCTCCAATCTCATAACACCTATGACTCTGAAGTGTTTACCCAATAACTCCACTATACCCTTCTGTTTGGGGCCCGAGCTCTTAATTTCTCTGTCAAGTTCATAAACTAGTCCCTGGACTCCCTAGGGCACATCTCCCCCTACCTATTGCTTCTGATAAGGACCTCACTTCAATTCTCATAACCACCACCCAACACCAATCACTATCCTTCTTCAGGATTAAATTAGCCCCGCAAGTGTTATTGCATGTCTTTTTTATGTCGAACCTCACTCTAATATCAAAAATTAACCAACCCCTAATCAAAATCAATGTGAACTCATgacttattttgtttttcaactatttcactctttcaaatatattattacctttcaaatatatcatttaccTTTATGAATCTTTATATAAAGGGCGACAAAGTGTGAAACACCACACCACAATACAAATTCACATCAAATCGCATCATGGCTTCAAATCATGGGTGCAGTGCAAATGAGATGTATGAAGGTCAAGTTCACTTGTACAAACACTTGCATGCTATGAGTATTAGATGGATGATTGAGCTTGGCATACCTGACATAATCCACAATCATGATCAACCAATTACACTGACAGAGTTGGTATCCATCCTACAAATTCCGCCAACTAAAGTTAGAGGTGTGAAGAGTCTCTACGCTGCTTGGCACACAATGGATTCCTTCAGATTGTAAGACTCCATCACTAtctatatagggtttgatgtattggtccaatttcaaaaaaaggaaagaaaaggaTGTCAAGGGGTGTATCTGGAAGAAAACAACGTATCAATACTTGAagttggaagaatgaagacaaaaaaTAAGATGTGCATACTTGAAGTTGGaagaatgaaaacaaaagaCAACATGTGcagcttagaaaaaattaggtcagaatgttttttactaatatatatatatatatatatatatatatatatatatatatatatatatatgaaagtatttttgtgaattaaaatttagcGGGTACAGGTATCCCcaggtacggatactatgatatccaTACCCACCCTGTTAAcgtgcgggtatcaaaaatacacgtacccgcgggtatccatttttaatattcgttttTTACCCGTTGCGAGTTTTATCCGTGGATACTCACGGGTatagatttttttgacatccctacataTGAGTTATGATTATAGTTGGATTATGTTTCATATGAGGTATGGTTATAGTTATTGAGAGAttgtgattttatatatatgacattggtcttacacatataagacatttgacgTTACTTTTACCCTAATCTTAAGGCAATGTGGTTATGGACCTTTcatcttatataatgtttaactttgtctattatatTCAATGTgcgactttgactcacacttggagtattcctaacaaataataataataataataataataataataataataaaaatatggataaaagaatatattgatgaagctaaataattcttataacaaaacaataacaatatagaataaaattttaaatgaatgaaaGGATTAAAAGGAATTTGGGTTGAGACACAGAGTTAAAGATCATCATTCATGTAGAGATGAGTGTCcattattacaataatttatGAGTTTTAGTTTCATTCACTTTGACGATTCAAGTACTTGTTGACATGTCAACTCTTTAGTGAAtgaaatcataatatttttttttgacctaacaaaataaagaaaaataatattatgactaattaagtttctaatagaTTTGTATCTTAGTCtcacaatgttttttttatttacaatattagaataaaaaatctaatttgcaACACTATAACcttcaatgataaaaaaaaaaaaaaacaagttaataTATCCTTTAAAAGAAACGACATATCTATATTTCATATAGTATAGTAAAAAATCTCACTCAAGAATAAGTAATCAAGAGTACATAAATAGTGTAGTggaaagaatttttcttttatttattagatattgatctgtgcaatttttttaaaggatTTTTTATCGCAGATTCATTTCTCCTGTTTCAAGGTTTTTTATTTAACACCACCTTCAGCTGTTTCACATACTGCCTTCAGCCACTGCAGATACTAACTCCAATCGCCCCACGATCAATAGTCAACAAAATTTAGTATTTGTATCTAGTATCCTttcataatatgatatttagttTCTAAACATATCATTTAGCTTTATGAATCTTTATATAAAGGGCGACAGATTCTGAAACACCACACAAAAAATATAGATTCACATCAAATTGTGGGCGTAAATGAGATCTTTGTAGGTACTAATTACTGTTGAGATATATGGAACTGTAAACAAAACTAATGTGGTACTTGAAGACGTTCAGTCTTCTGAATGTGCTTCAGGAACTCACGTCCACTTCTGAATCACTCAAAAAGACTTCATCTAAACTAAGAAAACCAGACACATTACTAAGATTGACATTGGCAACAGACATGAACATGGACATCTCAAAGCTATTACTAAGAAAAAAAGGATGAAACTGTTTGACCGTGTATTAAATCCACTAGCAAGACCAAAATCAATTACCTTAGCAATCTTATTCCCCCACCTCAATCACTGCATTCAGTTATGAGTAAAACAAAGTCGTTGCTAGAATCTGACCATAGCCACACTAATATTGAAGCTCGCCTACGAGAGTTTGAAGCCGACTTGTTTCACACGCTTATCTCTTTTGGGAAGTGATTGGTTAACAAagtttttaacaaagtttttgacaaattacta
This region of Vigna unguiculata cultivar IT97K-499-35 chromosome 5, ASM411807v1, whole genome shotgun sequence genomic DNA includes:
- the LOC114186125 gene encoding isoflavone 7-O-methyltransferase-like, with amino-acid sequence MVVGAVAGGRAKSKRWWAALVRRWCFSRRKKMKLGGNYIIRCWEGVKPIVDVGGGTRTTAKAVSDAFPNVKCIVFDRPQVVENLSGTNNLRYVGGDMLESIPKADVVLLKLILHDWNDEDCNKILENCKEAIFGKGKRGKVILIETVINEGQDEHGLTRLKLAMDVRMTCLLNGKERSEEEWKKLFMEPEFQSYKIYPLTRYLSLNTEVIVMHLVVSSLNVWIE